A genome region from Flavobacterium sp. CFS9 includes the following:
- a CDS encoding SusC/RagA family TonB-linked outer membrane protein, translated as MKRTLFLFLLFATCKVMYGQDIITVKGVVTDAQNMPMPGATVSEKGTKNATVTAMDGDYQIKVKPNAILVFSFIGTKSKEEPVRNRTLINIKLLDDANNLDEVVVVGYGTKARKDLTGAISSVKGQELAKIPVQNVAQALQGRIAGMQVTMSDGTPGSEPSLRIRGGTSITQSNEPLYVVDGVAQTGGLSFLDPMDIESIDVLKDASSTSIYGAQGANGVVLVTTKKAKGGKLTLSYDTYAGIKTIAKTLPVMNPYQYTQLMYEAATDDARMQKFVNAFGTYDQLEGLYQNRLGINWQDEVFGNAVESQYHKLSISGGENDTKYNAFYSVNNDQGIMLGSASVKNIAKLNVTNSISKKFTVTAIVNYSNQKITGLSTNDGGNARLSMLQNLLQYRPTIGKTGSDEDLKTLTVDPLDNQDSPTFQSPLITIDSQEREAITRSINMSLQLQYNITPSLIYRGLVNYTDNSMKSKYFNDSRGIQAIRSGGANGGVTHNISTRLNYNNVLTYNKTFGKKHKFDASLGQEYIYNYAEGITATASAFPEVNLSWDKLQLGTIAGIPSTYAEDDKMLSFFGRANYSFKNKYLLSATLRADGSSKFGTESQWGYFPSVSAAWRIIEEPFMEKLPVFSDLKLRLSYGEAGNNRIANYAALGIFNSGSYPLNNQMNITAFQNNLPNPYLKWEATKSTNIGFDLGFFKQRIALTTELYENRSKDLLYNTRVPASSGFKKQFQNIGATSNRGIEFTLNTINVKTNSFNWSSTLNIAFNKTKVLSLSEGENSLITNSYTDRNDYILQVGKPVGVMYGYVRDGLYQVNDFDYNATTSTYTLKPGVVSDNIVVQPGFIKFKDISGPNGTPDGVINDLDRTIIGDANPKYTGGLNNTFSYKGIDLSIFLDFTVGNDIYNANVLNNSRLNLDNLNTLAIYADRWTTINAAGQRVTDPTELAALNEGKTNPAFNGNTTGRLYSDIIEDGSFLRINNISLGYTLPKEWLKKSKISNLRVYFTAYNLYVFTKYSGYDPEVSVLNNAITRGVDFSAYPRSKSFITGLNISL; from the coding sequence ATGAAAAGGACTCTATTTTTATTTTTGCTGTTTGCCACCTGCAAAGTAATGTACGGGCAGGATATTATTACCGTAAAAGGTGTGGTAACGGATGCTCAGAACATGCCTATGCCCGGAGCAACTGTTTCTGAAAAAGGAACCAAAAATGCCACTGTTACTGCCATGGACGGCGATTATCAAATTAAGGTAAAACCAAATGCGATCTTAGTCTTTTCGTTCATCGGAACTAAATCTAAAGAAGAACCTGTGAGAAACAGAACGCTTATCAATATTAAACTACTCGACGACGCGAACAATCTTGATGAGGTAGTTGTAGTAGGTTACGGAACCAAAGCGAGAAAAGATCTTACGGGAGCTATTTCTTCTGTTAAAGGACAGGAGCTTGCTAAAATTCCGGTTCAAAATGTGGCACAGGCATTGCAGGGACGTATTGCCGGTATGCAGGTTACGATGTCTGATGGTACACCCGGATCTGAACCCTCTCTCAGAATCAGAGGCGGAACTTCGATTACACAAAGCAACGAGCCTTTGTATGTGGTCGACGGTGTAGCCCAAACCGGAGGATTGAGCTTTTTAGATCCGATGGATATTGAATCAATCGATGTGCTAAAAGACGCTTCTTCGACTTCTATTTATGGTGCGCAAGGGGCTAACGGAGTGGTGTTGGTAACCACCAAAAAAGCAAAGGGAGGAAAACTCACTTTAAGTTATGACACTTATGCCGGGATAAAGACTATTGCCAAAACCCTTCCGGTAATGAATCCTTACCAATACACCCAATTAATGTATGAAGCAGCAACCGATGATGCCAGAATGCAAAAGTTTGTAAATGCTTTTGGTACTTACGATCAGCTTGAAGGTCTTTACCAAAACCGACTGGGAATTAACTGGCAGGATGAGGTTTTTGGAAACGCTGTGGAAAGTCAATACCACAAACTAAGCATCAGCGGTGGGGAGAATGATACCAAATACAATGCTTTTTACTCGGTGAATAATGATCAGGGAATTATGTTGGGAAGTGCTTCGGTAAAAAATATTGCAAAACTAAACGTAACCAATTCCATCAGCAAAAAATTTACTGTCACCGCTATTGTCAACTACTCCAATCAAAAAATAACCGGATTATCAACAAACGATGGAGGAAATGCGCGTTTAAGCATGCTACAGAATTTATTGCAGTACAGACCGACCATTGGAAAAACAGGATCTGATGAAGATCTTAAAACCCTAACCGTAGATCCGCTGGACAATCAGGATTCTCCAACATTCCAGAGTCCGCTGATTACAATCGACAGCCAGGAAAGAGAAGCTATTACCCGATCGATCAATATGAGCTTACAGCTGCAATACAATATCACACCCAGTTTAATCTATCGCGGATTGGTAAATTATACAGACAACAGCATGAAAAGCAAATATTTTAATGATTCCAGAGGTATACAAGCCATCAGAAGCGGTGGTGCAAATGGTGGGGTGACACACAATATAAGTACCCGATTAAATTACAACAACGTTCTGACGTACAACAAAACTTTCGGCAAAAAACACAAATTTGATGCTTCTCTCGGACAAGAATATATTTATAATTATGCCGAAGGAATTACGGCTACAGCCTCGGCCTTTCCGGAGGTTAATTTAAGCTGGGACAAATTACAGCTGGGCACAATTGCCGGAATTCCATCAACTTATGCAGAAGACGACAAAATGCTGTCCTTCTTTGGAAGAGCCAATTATTCGTTCAAAAACAAATATTTATTGTCTGCCACGTTAAGAGCTGATGGATCTTCTAAATTCGGAACAGAAAGTCAATGGGGTTACTTCCCTTCGGTTTCCGCAGCCTGGAGAATCATCGAAGAGCCTTTCATGGAGAAATTACCTGTCTTTTCTGATCTAAAACTTCGTTTGAGTTATGGTGAAGCCGGAAATAACCGAATTGCCAATTATGCAGCTTTGGGGATCTTTAATTCAGGATCTTATCCTCTGAACAATCAAATGAACATTACGGCATTTCAAAACAATCTTCCTAATCCTTACTTAAAATGGGAGGCCACAAAATCGACCAACATCGGTTTTGACTTAGGTTTTTTCAAGCAAAGAATAGCGCTTACTACAGAACTCTATGAAAACCGTTCTAAAGATTTATTATACAACACCCGCGTTCCGGCAAGTTCCGGTTTTAAGAAACAATTTCAGAACATTGGAGCCACTTCTAATCGCGGTATCGAATTCACATTAAATACAATAAACGTAAAAACCAATAGCTTTAATTGGAGTTCCACCCTTAATATTGCTTTTAATAAAACCAAAGTATTAAGTCTGAGCGAGGGCGAAAATTCACTTATTACCAACAGTTATACGGACAGAAACGACTACATTTTACAAGTTGGAAAACCGGTAGGTGTAATGTACGGTTATGTGAGAGACGGTTTGTATCAGGTAAATGATTTCGATTACAATGCAACAACCAGTACGTACACACTAAAGCCGGGTGTAGTAAGTGATAATATTGTGGTACAGCCCGGCTTTATTAAATTCAAAGACATCAGCGGTCCTAATGGTACCCCGGATGGTGTAATTAATGACTTGGACCGAACCATCATAGGAGATGCCAATCCTAAATATACAGGAGGTCTGAACAATACGTTTAGTTACAAAGGAATTGATTTGAGCATATTCCTTGATTTTACAGTAGGAAACGACATTTATAACGCCAACGTATTAAACAATTCAAGACTGAATCTCGACAACTTAAACACACTGGCAATTTATGCAGACAGATGGACTACTATTAATGCAGCGGGACAGCGTGTAACCGATCCTACTGAACTGGCTGCACTTAACGAAGGAAAAACCAATCCTGCCTTCAACGGAAATACTACGGGACGGTTGTACAGCGATATTATTGAGGACGGTTCGTTTTTAAGAATCAACAATATTAGTCTGGGATACACCTTGCCGAAAGAATGGCTTAAAAAATCTAAAATCTCTAATTTGAGAGTTTATTTTACAGCTTACAATCTTTATGTATTTACCAAGTACTCAGGCTATGATCCCGAAGTAAGTGTACTCAACAATGCCATTACCCGAGGAGTCGATTTTAGTGCATACCCTAGAAGCAAATCGTTTATTACAGGATTAAATATTTCGCTATAA
- a CDS encoding DUF4962 domain-containing protein — protein MIQKKIFSLAASLILLPAFSQQPSAILKLTAEKLHSRVREWPYPVNGITVPTNAPALLWPGTNGKKMVTPMESGSDIPEDPNIGNIRYKVMLASDTNFSKDLLTSSEQRWAVYPLHQSLKAGKWYWKYGYALKGSNQWTWSPVYDFVVDAKYASQKVSPPIAEVLKRNEGAHPLLWDMNRIGEDFYRNNLNNPEAKKFIAFAEKLMLAPLPTEKPQRVIDTTGKNPLEKKIIIERMYHGFGDAVGNPVRNLCIAYQLTKDKRFILDAKRRALNIAGMNPDGLATGDDFTSGAVLEALGWFYDSGYDFLTPQEKETFKNIITIRAKRVYDHLPNRFELHVSDNHVWQITLRNLAIATVAVINDVPEAKEWLAYMYEVWSARFPVLGTTDGGWHEGNGYFRVNFKSIVYLSQMFGDFSGVDYFQLPWMQNLPYYMLYTHLNGAASTAIGDMWENIPYIVKGEAWFADALTYRMNNPYLNWYVGEIKRDYPSYYHGTDDFLFFRLLNYKPNRNLPAVSPEKLPKTRKFADVGVVAMHENLSKANTTLSSYLFSSPFGSSGHGHASQNAFTINYKGKVLFGGTGYYSNFSDKHNLLYYRSSKAYNTILADSLNQKIGEEGYGWIPRALSGQHIQYALGDASNAYGDIKSDFWLNRFKQINVVPNKANGYGESGVTLYRRHMLQLEGGYILLYDELEAKNPVKWTTQFHCPYYTIEGQNSTNAKQQNFTVQTDLGNVNASIFANSPLKMAVHHQFYEAAVNWNKVTNDEGQIKEFKDQWHAGITSEAKQKFRYLTIIQIKDGKTGVIKTRSDNGGLSHFQVGDWDIQVQLDGEKPAALQVTGKTAKSLFSYGSLPITFEGKAFSPKVTGSSVLLEMKDSKIDQQEAIDELPDVAKYDKN, from the coding sequence ATGATTCAGAAAAAAATATTCTCATTAGCCGCATCACTTATATTGTTGCCTGCTTTTAGTCAACAGCCATCGGCAATTCTAAAACTGACCGCCGAAAAGCTGCATTCAAGAGTGCGCGAATGGCCCTATCCTGTAAACGGAATCACGGTACCCACCAATGCTCCCGCTCTGCTTTGGCCGGGAACCAACGGCAAAAAAATGGTAACCCCAATGGAAAGTGGGAGTGATATTCCTGAAGATCCTAATATTGGCAATATACGTTACAAAGTAATGCTGGCAAGCGATACGAACTTTAGTAAAGACCTGCTCACCAGTTCCGAACAGCGCTGGGCAGTTTATCCCCTGCATCAGAGTTTAAAAGCCGGAAAATGGTACTGGAAGTATGGTTATGCTTTAAAGGGCAGCAATCAATGGACCTGGTCTCCGGTTTATGATTTCGTTGTGGATGCGAAATATGCTTCCCAAAAAGTATCGCCTCCAATTGCGGAAGTCCTTAAACGAAACGAAGGCGCACACCCTCTTTTGTGGGACATGAACCGTATTGGAGAAGACTTTTACCGCAACAATCTGAACAATCCCGAAGCTAAAAAATTTATTGCTTTCGCAGAAAAGCTAATGCTGGCTCCTCTTCCCACAGAGAAACCGCAGAGAGTAATTGATACCACAGGCAAAAATCCGTTAGAGAAAAAAATTATTATAGAAAGAATGTATCACGGTTTTGGAGATGCTGTTGGAAACCCTGTTCGAAATTTATGTATCGCCTATCAGCTCACCAAAGACAAACGCTTCATTTTAGATGCCAAACGCAGAGCCTTAAACATCGCCGGTATGAATCCTGACGGATTAGCAACCGGTGATGATTTTACAAGCGGTGCCGTACTGGAAGCCTTGGGATGGTTTTACGACAGCGGTTATGATTTTTTAACTCCTCAGGAAAAAGAAACCTTCAAAAACATCATTACGATCAGAGCCAAAAGGGTTTACGACCATTTGCCCAATCGTTTTGAGCTGCATGTAAGCGACAATCATGTTTGGCAAATCACCTTACGCAACCTTGCCATCGCAACCGTAGCCGTAATTAATGATGTTCCGGAAGCCAAAGAATGGCTTGCCTACATGTACGAAGTCTGGTCGGCGCGTTTTCCGGTCTTGGGCACTACCGATGGCGGCTGGCATGAAGGAAACGGTTATTTCAGAGTCAACTTTAAATCGATTGTTTACCTTTCGCAAATGTTTGGTGATTTTAGCGGTGTCGATTATTTTCAACTGCCCTGGATGCAAAATCTTCCATATTACATGCTGTACACACATCTAAACGGTGCCGCGAGTACCGCAATTGGTGACATGTGGGAAAACATTCCGTATATCGTAAAAGGTGAAGCATGGTTTGCTGATGCCCTGACGTACCGAATGAATAATCCTTATCTGAACTGGTATGTGGGAGAAATCAAAAGAGACTATCCGTCCTATTATCATGGCACCGATGATTTTTTATTCTTCAGGTTATTGAATTACAAACCGAACAGAAACTTACCCGCTGTCTCTCCGGAAAAACTGCCTAAAACACGCAAATTTGCTGATGTTGGCGTCGTAGCCATGCACGAAAATCTGTCAAAAGCCAATACTACCCTGAGCAGTTATTTGTTCAGCAGTCCGTTTGGTTCTTCCGGTCATGGTCATGCTTCCCAAAATGCTTTTACGATTAATTATAAAGGAAAAGTCCTCTTTGGCGGAACAGGCTACTACAGTAATTTCAGCGACAAACACAATCTTTTATACTACAGATCCTCAAAAGCTTATAACACTATTTTAGCCGACAGTCTGAATCAGAAAATTGGAGAAGAAGGTTACGGATGGATCCCAAGAGCTCTTTCCGGTCAACACATTCAGTACGCTTTAGGAGATGCCAGTAATGCTTATGGAGACATCAAAAGTGATTTCTGGCTGAACAGATTCAAACAAATAAACGTAGTACCCAATAAAGCAAACGGTTACGGAGAATCGGGTGTGACCTTGTACCGCAGACATATGCTGCAACTGGAAGGCGGCTATATTCTTTTGTATGATGAACTGGAAGCTAAAAATCCCGTAAAATGGACTACTCAGTTTCATTGTCCGTATTATACCATCGAGGGGCAAAATTCGACGAATGCCAAACAGCAAAACTTCACGGTACAAACAGATTTAGGAAATGTAAACGCCAGTATTTTTGCCAACAGTCCGCTAAAAATGGCTGTACACCATCAATTTTACGAAGCCGCTGTCAACTGGAATAAGGTAACCAACGACGAAGGTCAAATCAAAGAATTTAAAGACCAATGGCATGCCGGAATCACTTCTGAAGCCAAACAAAAATTCAGATATTTAACCATCATACAAATAAAAGACGGCAAAACGGGAGTAATCAAAACAAGATCAGACAACGGTGGTTTATCACATTTTCAGGTGGGCGACTGGGACATACAGGTACAATTGGACGGCGAAAAACCCGCTGCTTTACAAGTTACCGGAAAAACTGCAAAATCATTATTTAGCTATGGAAGTTTACCCATTACGTTTGAAGGTAAAGCATTTTCGCCTAAAGTTACAGGAAGTTCGGTCTTACTGGAAATGAAGGATTCCAAAATAGACCAACAGGAAGCAATAGACGAACTGCCTGATGTAGCCAAATACGACAAGAATTAA
- a CDS encoding RagB/SusD family nutrient uptake outer membrane protein, giving the protein MKNNIFSRKTLIAAGITCLLLPLNSCDKELEVTPYSYFTTANFFSNTNEANMATLGVYETMSSMDSYGWNISLIFDADTDIEQMSGIGADDWRTIAHYQGISQTNTFYTVWSKLYEGIDRANVVIERIPQMDLFSNGNATQKEQLNRYLGEAKFLRGFYYSELVRLWGDVPFKTKSSQSGNNLKGALVDRQEIYTQIIKDMTEASLLLPEQLPTDERINKWGAKAMLARIALFAGGYSLNADGTMNRPSNYKDYYKLAQQQINEVMAQNPYKLNPSYAKIFKNQCQHVLEPTENIFQVAFYNPSGNLGNASWVGNFNGPATASGFYPSNISRCLVPKPFYNSFNPADQRRDFSIATYSINNLGNKLPLLTTNQDERWTVGKWSREYQTNATAERVYTHINWVIMRYSDLLLMRAEVENELNEGPNTIAYDAINQVRKRAFGADIQGSRIAVDLKTKGSGYTNAANVLIQITGGGGTDAAAAVINLSSGGINTIGMLRSGDGYTTAPTVTITTTDGKGTGATATARLLAKPTTAEMNLATGLNKDNFLKAVQQERAWELSGEGMRRADLIRWGILSDKLIETSAAVKQIRSTYFFPAITNFVAGKHELYPYPQNETDVNKSITRQNPKY; this is encoded by the coding sequence ATGAAAAACAATATATTTTCCCGCAAAACACTTATAGCAGCCGGTATTACCTGCCTCTTATTACCGCTTAATTCCTGTGATAAAGAGCTTGAGGTTACCCCCTATTCTTACTTTACCACGGCTAACTTTTTCTCCAATACCAACGAAGCCAACATGGCTACGCTTGGAGTTTACGAAACCATGTCGTCCATGGACAGTTATGGATGGAACATTTCGTTAATTTTTGATGCTGATACGGATATCGAACAAATGAGCGGAATTGGTGCCGATGACTGGAGAACGATAGCACACTATCAGGGAATTTCTCAAACCAATACGTTCTACACCGTTTGGAGTAAATTGTATGAAGGAATAGACAGAGCCAATGTAGTAATCGAAAGAATTCCGCAAATGGATCTTTTTTCAAACGGCAATGCAACTCAGAAAGAGCAGCTAAACCGATACCTGGGTGAAGCGAAATTCCTTCGTGGTTTCTATTATTCAGAACTCGTGCGTTTATGGGGAGATGTTCCGTTTAAAACAAAAAGCTCACAATCCGGCAATAACTTAAAAGGAGCCCTTGTAGACCGTCAGGAAATTTATACCCAGATCATCAAAGACATGACCGAGGCCTCACTTCTCCTTCCGGAACAGCTGCCAACAGACGAGCGCATCAACAAATGGGGAGCCAAAGCCATGCTGGCCAGAATAGCTTTATTTGCCGGAGGATATTCTTTAAACGCAGACGGAACAATGAATCGTCCTTCCAACTATAAAGACTATTACAAACTGGCTCAGCAGCAAATCAATGAGGTTATGGCGCAGAATCCGTACAAACTAAACCCATCCTACGCTAAAATTTTTAAAAACCAGTGTCAGCATGTACTGGAACCTACCGAGAATATTTTTCAGGTTGCTTTTTATAATCCGTCAGGAAACTTAGGAAACGCTTCCTGGGTGGGTAACTTCAACGGTCCCGCTACAGCCAGTGGTTTTTATCCCTCCAACATTTCGAGATGTTTAGTTCCAAAACCGTTCTACAATAGTTTTAATCCCGCCGATCAGCGCAGAGACTTTTCAATTGCCACCTACTCCATCAACAATTTAGGAAACAAACTTCCGCTTTTAACCACCAATCAGGATGAAAGATGGACCGTTGGTAAATGGAGCAGAGAATATCAAACCAATGCAACGGCAGAAAGAGTTTACACACACATCAATTGGGTCATCATGCGCTATTCCGATTTGCTGCTGATGCGTGCTGAGGTAGAAAACGAATTAAACGAAGGCCCAAATACCATTGCTTACGATGCCATCAATCAGGTTCGCAAAAGAGCCTTTGGTGCCGACATACAGGGAAGCCGAATTGCTGTTGACTTAAAAACAAAAGGTTCCGGATATACCAATGCAGCCAATGTTTTAATACAAATCACAGGTGGCGGCGGAACCGATGCGGCAGCGGCAGTAATCAATCTTTCTTCAGGAGGAATCAATACCATCGGGATGTTACGTTCCGGAGATGGTTATACCACTGCTCCAACGGTAACCATTACCACTACAGACGGAAAAGGTACCGGAGCAACTGCAACCGCAAGATTATTAGCGAAACCAACTACAGCCGAAATGAATTTAGCAACCGGTCTAAACAAAGACAATTTCCTTAAAGCCGTTCAGCAAGAAAGAGCCTGGGAACTTTCGGGAGAAGGAATGCGAAGAGCCGATTTGATCCGATGGGGAATCTTATCTGATAAACTAATCGAAACAAGCGCTGCAGTAAAGCAAATCCGATCGACTTACTTTTTCCCGGCCATTACCAACTTTGTGGCGGGCAAGCACGAATTATACCCTTATCCGCAAAATGAAACCGATGTGAATAAAAGCATCACACGTCAGAATCCCAAGTACTAA
- a CDS encoding sulfatase encodes MMFRKSIGLVWLLGIINIPFFSDAQTTRPNILIIMTDQQTADAMSIAGNKDLYTPAMDKLAQNGVRFTKAYCAQPLCTPSRTALMSGKMPFETGFTGNAPEKDGQWPDDLLMMGKIFQNGGYKTGYVGKWHLPVPSAKKSQHGFEYIENTSFQDYNDAATPSFCARFIKENKNTPFLLVASFLNPHDICEWARNEDLKMDVLEKAPPADQCPQLPANWKIPDYEPKIVRDQQKVSFRTYPTVNWTADQWRQYRWAYNRLVEKVDSYIEMVLASLKKYNIEKNTIIIFTADHGDGYAGHSWNQKQILYEESAKIPFIISKIGEWKPCTDNLLVCNGTDVIPTICGFTEIPKPKYLKGIDLSKRITNPSENLRDTLVIETDFADNEELLNISGRAVITQNLKYIVYNKGDLKEQLFDLSTDPGEITNLAVNKAYKKDLMAMRRYLKKWCRENGDSFQSGL; translated from the coding sequence ATGATGTTTCGAAAAAGCATAGGACTTGTATGGCTATTGGGAATCATAAACATTCCTTTTTTCAGTGATGCCCAAACCACACGTCCGAACATCCTGATCATCATGACCGATCAGCAAACTGCCGATGCTATGAGTATTGCAGGAAACAAAGATCTCTATACCCCGGCCATGGACAAACTTGCGCAAAATGGAGTCCGTTTTACCAAAGCCTATTGCGCCCAGCCTTTATGCACTCCGTCACGCACCGCCCTCATGAGTGGAAAAATGCCTTTTGAAACCGGCTTCACAGGCAACGCTCCCGAAAAAGACGGTCAATGGCCTGATGATTTACTAATGATGGGGAAAATTTTTCAAAACGGAGGATATAAAACCGGTTATGTAGGCAAATGGCACCTTCCCGTTCCCTCTGCCAAGAAAAGTCAGCATGGTTTTGAGTACATCGAAAACACCAGTTTTCAGGATTACAACGATGCTGCCACACCTTCCTTTTGTGCTCGTTTCATTAAGGAAAATAAAAACACCCCATTTCTTTTGGTTGCCTCCTTTTTAAATCCCCATGACATTTGCGAATGGGCGCGCAACGAGGATCTGAAAATGGATGTATTAGAAAAAGCGCCACCAGCCGATCAGTGTCCGCAATTGCCGGCCAACTGGAAAATCCCCGATTACGAACCTAAAATTGTCCGTGATCAGCAAAAAGTAAGTTTCAGAACCTACCCGACCGTAAACTGGACAGCAGATCAATGGCGCCAATACCGCTGGGCTTACAATCGCTTAGTTGAAAAAGTAGACAGTTACATCGAAATGGTACTCGCCTCTTTGAAAAAATACAACATCGAAAAAAATACGATTATTATTTTCACAGCAGATCACGGTGACGGATATGCCGGACACAGTTGGAACCAAAAACAGATACTATATGAAGAATCCGCCAAAATACCTTTTATCATTTCAAAAATAGGCGAATGGAAACCGTGCACCGACAATCTTCTGGTTTGCAACGGCACAGACGTTATTCCAACCATTTGCGGCTTCACCGAAATACCAAAACCAAAATATTTAAAAGGAATTGACCTCAGTAAAAGAATAACCAATCCATCAGAAAATCTGCGTGATACTTTGGTTATCGAAACCGATTTTGCCGATAACGAAGAGCTCTTAAACATTAGCGGACGTGCTGTCATTACTCAAAATCTCAAATACATAGTGTACAACAAAGGCGACTTAAAAGAACAGCTTTTCGATCTCAGCACTGATCCCGGAGAAATCACCAATCTGGCCGTCAACAAGGCATACAAAAAAGACCTAATGGCCATGCGTCGTTATTTAAAAAAATGGTGCAGAGAGAACGGAGATTCATTTCAATCCGGATTATAA
- a CDS encoding ROK family protein, with the protein MVTKNDAQMSKSYAIGIDIGGTSLKCGVVNELGEILFSFIVSLKEARTEKEIISLMVDAITQCTDQLNEPIVGIGIGFPGLIENDIIIGGGVNLPGFEQLALGKILNDLTGHAVVIDSDANLMGLAELIYGAAKDSTDAVFLTIGTGIGGAIMINKGLYSGFKNRGGELGHTVIQQNGIPCNCGGRGCLETYASVTALIKYYQSQNPAADENIDGKTIIEKYLAGENHAIKTMEHHFDYLAAGIVNFVNIFSPQKVIIGGGISEAGQFYIDELTHRVKTFAIPIAFAHTRIVAADLGNRAGLLGACANAFQKFKNLKCSTT; encoded by the coding sequence ATGGTTACCAAAAATGATGCACAAATGTCAAAATCGTACGCTATTGGAATAGACATTGGCGGTACTTCACTGAAATGTGGCGTTGTGAATGAACTCGGAGAAATTTTATTTTCATTTATAGTATCCTTAAAAGAAGCCCGCACCGAAAAAGAAATCATCAGCTTAATGGTCGATGCGATCACACAATGTACCGATCAGTTAAACGAACCCATTGTCGGAATCGGAATTGGTTTTCCGGGTCTGATTGAAAATGACATTATCATTGGCGGAGGTGTTAACTTACCCGGTTTCGAACAATTAGCTTTAGGGAAAATTCTAAATGATTTAACAGGACATGCTGTTGTAATTGATAGTGATGCTAACTTAATGGGGCTTGCCGAATTGATTTACGGAGCAGCCAAAGACAGTACCGATGCTGTTTTTCTGACCATTGGAACCGGAATTGGCGGTGCCATCATGATCAATAAAGGTCTGTACAGCGGTTTCAAAAATCGCGGTGGTGAATTAGGACATACGGTCATTCAGCAAAATGGTATTCCTTGCAATTGCGGTGGACGAGGCTGTCTGGAAACCTATGCTTCTGTAACCGCTTTAATCAAATACTATCAATCTCAAAATCCTGCCGCAGACGAAAATATTGACGGTAAAACCATAATCGAAAAATACCTTGCCGGAGAAAATCATGCGATAAAAACCATGGAGCATCATTTTGATTACCTGGCTGCCGGAATTGTTAATTTTGTCAACATCTTCAGTCCGCAAAAAGTAATCATTGGAGGAGGTATCAGCGAAGCAGGTCAGTTTTATATTGACGAATTAACCCACAGAGTCAAAACCTTTGCCATCCCCATTGCCTTTGCACACACCCGTATAGTTGCAGCCGATCTGGGCAACAGAGCCGGATTATTGGGCGCCTGCGCCAATGCCTTTCAGAAATTTAAAAATCTGAAATGCAGTACGACATAA